From one Halosimplex rubrum genomic stretch:
- a CDS encoding DUF368 domain-containing protein, which translates to MTTAPDSARDEVTLRESVPPVREWARTFVVGLFMGTADGVPGVSGGTVALIAGIYERLIAAINAVSLGRFLDGLRALTPLDGGVSLDRAAAVLEEVDGWFLLALLGGIGTAVVLVGQAVEYADEHAPVLMFGFFFGLIGASALVLLRAVAIRTLPEAVAAVAGVVVAFVASGYSESLLGGGGLPVVFVAGAVAVSAMILPGLSGSLLLVILGQYTYMYAQLGDFLDGIVAVATRGAVAELTGPGVVVTVFICGGLVGLFTIARVIHAALDANREVTYAFLVALVLGALRAPITALNDPVEYPSVVWDAPTTEAFAALAVVGAAVVFVLDYYAVDIDLDSV; encoded by the coding sequence ATGACGACAGCCCCGGACAGCGCCCGCGACGAGGTGACGCTCCGCGAGTCGGTCCCGCCGGTCCGCGAGTGGGCGAGAACGTTCGTCGTCGGTCTGTTCATGGGGACCGCCGACGGCGTCCCCGGCGTCTCCGGCGGCACCGTCGCGCTCATCGCCGGCATCTACGAGCGGCTCATCGCCGCGATCAACGCCGTCTCGCTCGGCCGCTTTCTCGACGGGCTCCGCGCGCTCACGCCCCTGGACGGCGGCGTCTCGCTCGACCGCGCCGCGGCCGTCCTCGAGGAGGTCGACGGGTGGTTCCTGCTCGCGCTACTCGGGGGCATCGGGACCGCCGTCGTCCTCGTGGGGCAGGCCGTCGAGTACGCCGACGAGCACGCGCCGGTCCTGATGTTCGGCTTCTTCTTCGGGCTGATCGGCGCCTCGGCGCTCGTGCTCCTGCGGGCGGTCGCTATCCGAACCCTCCCGGAGGCCGTCGCCGCCGTCGCCGGTGTGGTCGTCGCCTTCGTCGCCTCGGGCTACTCGGAGTCGCTGCTGGGCGGCGGCGGGCTCCCCGTCGTCTTCGTCGCCGGCGCGGTCGCCGTCAGCGCGATGATCCTCCCCGGCCTCTCGGGGTCGCTCTTGCTCGTGATCCTCGGGCAGTACACGTACATGTACGCACAGCTCGGGGACTTCCTGGACGGGATCGTGGCCGTCGCGACCCGGGGTGCGGTCGCCGAACTGACCGGTCCCGGCGTCGTCGTGACGGTGTTCATCTGCGGCGGCCTCGTCGGCCTGTTCACCATCGCTCGGGTCATCCACGCGGCGCTCGACGCCAACCGCGAGGTGACCTACGCGTTCCTCGTCGCGCTCGTGCTCGGGGCGCTCCGGGCGCCGATCACGGCCCTGAACGACCCCGTCGAGTACCCGTCGGTCGTCTGGGACGCTCCCACGACCGAAGCGTTCGCCGCGCTGGCGGTCGTCGGCGCCGCCGTCGTCTTCGTCCTCGACTACTACGCCGTCGACATCGACCTCGACTCGGTCTGA
- a CDS encoding urease accessory protein UreF, with translation MSDEATLESLRLADSFLPVGTDSVSYALEQFVADDAVTGADELRELVGTVLRRQHGRADLVALRAAYAAADEGDLSGIERADRRLTAATLPAEFRESSERTGDRLLTLQRDLRDGDLLASYGAAVDAEEAPGNYAVVLGTVAALADVPEREACLLACHEFATAQLGAAQRLVRLGSTEVQRVLDELRPAMVDAVEASAEGDVDDMAPFAPLVDVRSAEHERAQRRLFLS, from the coding sequence GTGAGCGACGAGGCGACGCTGGAGTCGCTGCGGCTCGCGGACTCGTTCCTCCCGGTGGGGACCGACAGCGTCTCCTACGCCCTGGAGCAGTTCGTCGCCGACGACGCCGTGACCGGCGCCGACGAGTTGCGAGAACTGGTCGGGACGGTCCTCCGTCGCCAGCACGGCCGCGCCGATCTGGTGGCCCTGCGGGCCGCTTACGCCGCGGCCGACGAGGGCGACCTGTCGGGCATCGAGCGCGCGGACCGGCGGCTCACCGCGGCGACGCTCCCCGCGGAGTTCCGCGAGAGCTCCGAGCGGACGGGCGACCGACTGCTGACGCTCCAGCGGGACCTGCGTGACGGTGACCTGCTGGCGTCCTACGGCGCGGCGGTCGATGCCGAGGAGGCGCCCGGTAACTACGCGGTCGTCCTCGGGACGGTCGCGGCGCTGGCGGACGTGCCCGAGCGCGAGGCGTGTCTGCTGGCCTGTCACGAGTTCGCCACCGCGCAACTCGGCGCGGCCCAGCGACTCGTGCGCCTGGGTTCGACCGAGGTGCAACGCGTCCTCGACGAGTTGCGACCGGCGATGGTCGACGCCGTCGAGGCGAGCGCCGAGGGCGACGTCGACGACATGGCGCCGTTCGCCCCGCTGGTCGACGTGCGCTCCGCGGAGCACGAGCGGGCCCAGCGGCGGCTGTTCCTGAGCTGA
- a CDS encoding urease accessory protein UreE gives MLVAETFVGRLDDESVAERVERGDPLRIEVDETERRRSRFRTTAEDGTDLGVVVARELRDGDVLSTGDRLVVVSLEAVDAMVLDFGGVADPDRAAVTAALELGHAVGNRHWDLAVEGERAYLPLADTRDRMESTVDPHLPDGATVGYEAVPPTLFDERGVDGGHSHGQGDGDHSHGHGDGGHDHGHGDHSHDHGEDGHDHGDHGVRALDPKSGGDDAGGEES, from the coding sequence ATGCTGGTCGCCGAGACGTTCGTCGGACGGCTCGACGACGAGTCCGTCGCCGAGCGCGTCGAACGGGGCGACCCGCTCCGTATCGAAGTCGACGAGACCGAACGGCGTCGCTCCCGGTTCCGCACGACCGCCGAGGACGGCACCGACCTCGGGGTCGTCGTCGCCCGCGAACTGCGCGACGGCGACGTGCTCTCGACGGGCGACCGGCTCGTCGTCGTCTCGCTCGAAGCGGTCGACGCGATGGTGCTCGACTTCGGCGGCGTCGCCGACCCGGACCGAGCGGCGGTAACGGCCGCGCTCGAACTCGGCCACGCCGTCGGCAACCGTCACTGGGATCTGGCCGTCGAAGGTGAGCGGGCGTACCTCCCGCTGGCGGATACCCGCGATCGGATGGAGAGCACGGTCGACCCGCACCTGCCCGACGGCGCCACGGTGGGCTACGAGGCAGTCCCGCCGACGCTGTTCGACGAGAGGGGCGTCGACGGTGGTCACTCCCACGGTCAGGGCGACGGCGACCACTCCCACGGTCACGGCGACGGCGGCCACGACCACGGCCACGGCGACCACAGCCACGACCACGGCGAGGACGGCCACGACCACGGCGACCACGGCGTGCGCGCGCTCGACCCGAAATCGGGGGGCGACGACGCCGGAGGTGAGGAGTCGTGA
- a CDS encoding urease accessory protein UreD codes for MAADTPEEPAGPPDGPPVPPSRRDGDAADEPPHPAFADYATESLPAAAVGSPGKDGRLELRFAADEGGETNLVRDLARAPFHVSGTLGHDPLPEAETVYVQSPTGGVAQGDRHRIDVEVGSGAVAHVSTQSSQKVLSMERNYAAADVSLSVGRGGHLDYVPEPAILHEDSRFFQAIDLDLAADASAVVGDVVVPGRLARGERFDFERYLSRLRVRRDDALLVDDATHLRPADADPSAAGVMGEFAVVGTLYVLVPVGESDALDDLSDRLHAAATGVAEADGTSAADDRRDDTVRAGATRLPNDAGCVVRALGHRAETVTAALRAAWDEARTDLLGAGAPDSRRP; via the coding sequence ATGGCCGCCGACACGCCCGAGGAACCGGCGGGACCACCCGACGGTCCGCCCGTTCCACCGAGCCGGCGCGACGGCGACGCGGCCGACGAGCCGCCCCACCCCGCCTTCGCCGACTACGCGACCGAATCGCTCCCGGCCGCGGCGGTCGGCTCGCCCGGCAAGGACGGTCGGCTCGAACTCCGCTTCGCCGCCGACGAGGGCGGCGAGACGAACCTCGTGCGGGATCTGGCCCGTGCGCCCTTCCACGTCAGCGGCACGCTCGGCCACGACCCGCTCCCCGAGGCCGAGACGGTCTACGTCCAGTCGCCGACCGGCGGCGTCGCCCAGGGCGACCGCCACCGGATCGACGTCGAGGTCGGGTCCGGCGCCGTCGCGCACGTCTCCACCCAGAGCTCCCAGAAGGTGCTCTCGATGGAGCGCAACTACGCCGCCGCGGACGTGTCGCTGTCCGTGGGTCGGGGCGGCCACCTCGACTACGTGCCCGAGCCGGCGATCCTCCACGAGGACTCCCGCTTTTTCCAGGCGATCGACCTCGACCTCGCGGCCGACGCGAGCGCCGTCGTCGGCGACGTGGTCGTGCCCGGCCGACTGGCCCGCGGGGAACGCTTCGACTTCGAACGCTACCTCTCGCGGCTGCGCGTCCGCCGCGACGACGCCCTGCTCGTCGACGACGCGACCCATCTGCGACCGGCCGACGCCGACCCCTCCGCTGCTGGCGTCATGGGGGAGTTCGCGGTCGTGGGAACGCTGTACGTCCTCGTTCCGGTCGGGGAGTCGGACGCGCTCGACGACCTGAGCGACCGGCTCCACGCGGCCGCGACGGGTGTCGCGGAGGCCGACGGTACCTCCGCGGCCGACGACCGCCGCGACGACACCGTCCGCGCGGGCGCGACGCGCCTCCCGAACGACGCGGGCTGTGTCGTGCGGGCGCTGGGCCACCGCGCGGAGACCGTGACGGCGGCGCTCCGGGCGGCGTGGGACGAGGCGAGAACCGACCTGCTGGGCGCCGGCGCGCCCGACTCGCGGAGGCCCTGA
- the ureG gene encoding urease accessory protein UreG codes for MSLTHRDVATVGIGGPVGSGKTALVTELVPRLRDAGLDVGVIANDVLTQEDADALRERFSGVVPEDLVAGVETGACPHTGIREDPSMNLAQIDEFLADYPDLDLVIVESGGDNLAATFNPELADYSLYVISVAEGEDIPRKRGPGVVDCDLLVINKTDLAPHVDVDLDVLEADADDVRDGPFVFTNCKAGDGIEAVQEYVSEGVLFA; via the coding sequence GTGAGCCTCACCCACCGCGACGTGGCGACGGTCGGTATCGGCGGTCCCGTGGGCTCGGGCAAGACCGCGCTCGTGACCGAACTCGTTCCCCGGCTTCGAGACGCCGGCCTGGACGTGGGCGTCATCGCCAACGACGTGCTCACGCAGGAGGACGCCGACGCCCTCCGGGAGCGATTCTCGGGCGTCGTCCCCGAGGACTTGGTCGCGGGCGTCGAGACCGGCGCCTGCCCCCACACCGGCATCCGCGAGGACCCCTCGATGAACCTCGCGCAGATCGACGAGTTCCTCGCCGACTACCCCGACCTCGACCTCGTCATCGTCGAGAGCGGCGGCGACAACCTCGCCGCGACCTTCAACCCGGAACTCGCCGACTACTCGCTGTACGTCATCTCGGTGGCCGAGGGCGAGGACATCCCGCGCAAGCGCGGCCCGGGCGTCGTCGACTGCGACCTGCTCGTGATCAACAAGACCGATCTGGCGCCTCACGTCGACGTGGATCTCGACGTGTTGGAGGCCGACGCCGACGACGTGCGCGACGGTCCGTTCGTCTTCACGAACTGCAAGGCCGGCGACGGGATCGAAGCGGTACAGGAGTACGTCAGCGAGGGCGTGCTGTTCGCATAA
- a CDS encoding urease subunit gamma codes for MNLTPKEQERLTVFMAAELARRRKERGVRLNHPEAVAFISDWCVERARDGWDVAEIRAEASQLLDPDDVMPGVPEMVDMIQVEPVFPDGTKLVTVHDPIRSSGAMDPGSDDGTGTAEDGGDAGAEADS; via the coding sequence ATGAATCTAACACCCAAAGAGCAGGAGCGATTGACGGTCTTCATGGCCGCGGAGCTCGCCCGGCGCCGCAAGGAGCGCGGCGTCCGGCTGAACCACCCCGAGGCGGTCGCGTTCATCTCCGACTGGTGCGTCGAGCGCGCCCGCGACGGCTGGGACGTGGCCGAGATCCGCGCCGAGGCCTCCCAGCTGCTCGACCCCGACGACGTGATGCCCGGCGTCCCCGAGATGGTCGACATGATCCAGGTCGAGCCCGTCTTCCCCGACGGGACGAAACTCGTCACCGTCCACGACCCGATCCGGTCCTCGGGCGCGATGGACCCCGGCAGCGACGACGGGACCGGGACCGCGGAGGACGGCGGCGACGCTGGGGCGGAGGCCGACTCGTGA
- the ureC gene encoding urease subunit alpha encodes MTREVDREAYAELYGPTTGDRVRLGDTELFVEVEEDLRTPGDEAVFGGGKTLRDGLGMSPGTTQAEGALDWVLTNALVMDPILGIVAADIGIRDGEIAGVGKAGNPDTMDGVDMVVGPSTDVYPAEGKIATAGGLDIHIHFNSAQLHEHALASGITTMLGGGYGGGATTTTTGPENIKRFLQAAEEWPVNVGFYGKGNASKPGPLREQVEAGACGLKLHEDWGSMPAAIDTCLDVAEEEDVQVCMHTDTLNEAGFVENTFAAVDGRTMHLFHIEGAGGGHAPDIMEMVGQPNMLPSSTNPSMPYTVNTFDEHLDMVMVCHHLNPDVPEDVAFAESRVRAETIGAEDVLHDEGAISMMTSDSQAMGRMAEVICRTWQTASKMKAQRGPLPEDEAADTHDDADNFRVKRYLSKYTINPAISAGIDDYVGTLEPGKLADVVLWDPAFFGIKPAMTFKGGFPVYSEMGEANGSLMTCEPIKQRPRAGAMGKAKHGLSLSFVSPAAAEAGVGEEYGLDAPVVPVSGARTPGKSDMHYNDYCPDDVEIDPETFEVNVDGEVVSAEPSEELPLAQRYML; translated from the coding sequence GTGACCCGCGAGGTCGACCGCGAGGCCTACGCCGAACTGTACGGCCCGACCACCGGCGACCGCGTGCGCCTGGGCGACACCGAACTGTTCGTCGAAGTCGAGGAAGACCTCCGCACGCCCGGCGACGAGGCGGTGTTCGGCGGCGGGAAGACGCTGCGCGACGGCCTCGGGATGTCGCCGGGCACCACCCAGGCCGAGGGCGCGCTCGACTGGGTGCTGACGAACGCCCTGGTGATGGACCCGATCCTCGGGATCGTCGCCGCCGACATCGGCATCCGCGACGGCGAGATCGCCGGCGTCGGGAAGGCCGGCAACCCCGACACGATGGACGGGGTCGACATGGTCGTCGGCCCCTCGACCGACGTCTACCCCGCCGAGGGGAAGATCGCCACCGCTGGGGGGCTGGACATCCACATCCACTTCAACTCCGCGCAGTTGCACGAGCACGCCCTGGCCTCCGGCATCACGACGATGCTCGGTGGCGGCTACGGCGGCGGCGCGACCACGACGACGACCGGCCCCGAGAACATCAAACGGTTCCTGCAGGCCGCCGAGGAGTGGCCCGTCAACGTCGGCTTCTACGGCAAGGGCAACGCCTCCAAGCCCGGTCCCCTCCGCGAGCAGGTCGAAGCGGGCGCCTGCGGGCTGAAGCTCCACGAGGACTGGGGATCGATGCCCGCGGCCATCGACACCTGCCTCGACGTGGCCGAGGAGGAGGACGTGCAGGTGTGCATGCACACGGACACGCTCAACGAGGCCGGGTTCGTCGAGAACACCTTCGCCGCCGTCGACGGGCGGACGATGCACCTGTTCCACATCGAGGGCGCCGGCGGCGGCCACGCCCCGGACATCATGGAGATGGTCGGCCAGCCCAACATGCTCCCCTCCTCGACGAACCCCTCGATGCCCTACACGGTCAACACCTTCGACGAACACCTGGACATGGTGATGGTCTGCCACCACCTCAACCCCGACGTGCCGGAGGACGTGGCCTTCGCGGAGTCGCGGGTGCGCGCCGAGACCATCGGCGCCGAGGACGTGCTCCACGACGAGGGCGCCATCTCGATGATGACCTCCGACTCCCAGGCGATGGGGCGGATGGCAGAGGTGATCTGTCGCACCTGGCAGACCGCCTCGAAGATGAAGGCCCAGCGCGGCCCCCTCCCGGAGGACGAGGCGGCCGACACCCACGACGACGCCGACAACTTCCGGGTCAAGCGCTACCTCTCGAAGTACACGATCAACCCCGCCATCTCGGCGGGCATCGACGACTACGTCGGGACGCTCGAACCCGGCAAGCTCGCCGACGTAGTGCTGTGGGATCCGGCCTTCTTCGGGATCAAGCCCGCGATGACGTTCAAGGGCGGCTTCCCCGTCTACTCGGAGATGGGCGAGGCCAACGGCTCGCTGATGACCTGCGAGCCCATCAAGCAGCGGCCCCGCGCCGGCGCGATGGGCAAGGCCAAACACGGCCTCTCGCTGTCGTTCGTCAGCCCCGCCGCGGCCGAGGCCGGCGTCGGCGAGGAGTACGGTCTCGACGCGCCGGTCGTTCCCGTCTCGGGCGCCCGCACGCCCGGGAAGAGCGACATGCACTACAACGACTACTGCCCGGACGACGTCGAGATCGACCCCGAGACCTTCGAGGTGAACGTCGACGGCGAGGTCGTCTCGGCGGAACCGAGCGAGGAGCTGCCGCTGGCGCAGCGGTACATGCTCTAG
- a CDS encoding urease subunit beta codes for MSEDLVPGEVRTAEGTVTINEGRETAAVTVGNAGDRPVQVGSHFHFFEANAALAFDREAAFGMRLNIPAGTAVRFEPGDEQTVELVAIGGKRVAHGMNGLVNGSVDGDAAAAVERAERQGFGGIPDQAGKLDSEDGTAAGDGTEGDS; via the coding sequence ATGAGCGAGGATCTCGTCCCCGGCGAGGTGCGGACGGCGGAGGGGACAGTGACCATCAACGAGGGCCGCGAGACGGCGGCGGTGACGGTCGGCAACGCGGGCGACCGGCCGGTGCAGGTGGGGTCCCATTTCCACTTCTTCGAGGCCAACGCCGCCCTGGCGTTCGACCGCGAGGCCGCCTTCGGGATGCGGTTGAACATCCCCGCGGGCACCGCGGTCCGGTTCGAGCCCGGCGACGAGCAGACGGTCGAACTCGTTGCCATCGGCGGCAAGCGCGTCGCCCACGGGATGAACGGACTCGTGAACGGCAGCGTCGACGGCGACGCCGCGGCCGCCGTCGAACGGGCCGAGCGCCAGGGCTTCGGCGGCATCCCCGACCAGGCCGGGAAGCTCGATAGTGAGGACGGAACGGCGGCGGGCGACGGGACGGAGGGCGACTCGTGA
- a CDS encoding energy-coupling factor ABC transporter ATP-binding protein: protein MEATGLSYAYPDGTPAVDGVDVTVDRGERVALLGPNGAGKSTLLQLLGGLIDPDEGRVRYFGETTDADAVRDRLSVLTQNPADYLFNPTVREDLAYGPAQQGLADGEAEARVERVADRLDLTELLSKPPFRLSGGQQRRAALASALTVEPDALLLDEPVSDIDAANRETVLALLDELAAAGVTLVVSTPDTELVPRVADRVVLLDADGRVVARGSTREILTDTALLTDCDLRPPQVVRLFDRLADDPPLTVDAARDRLDDDI from the coding sequence ATCGAGGCGACCGGCCTCAGCTACGCCTACCCGGACGGCACGCCCGCGGTCGACGGTGTCGACGTGACCGTCGATCGGGGCGAACGCGTCGCCTTGCTCGGTCCGAACGGCGCCGGCAAGTCGACGCTCCTGCAGCTGCTCGGCGGCCTCATCGACCCCGACGAGGGGCGGGTCCGCTACTTCGGAGAGACGACCGACGCCGACGCCGTCCGCGACCGGCTGAGCGTCCTCACGCAGAACCCCGCCGACTACCTGTTCAACCCCACAGTTCGGGAGGACCTGGCCTACGGTCCGGCCCAGCAGGGTCTCGCCGACGGCGAGGCCGAGGCCCGCGTCGAGCGCGTCGCCGACCGGCTCGACCTGACGGAACTGCTGTCGAAACCGCCCTTCAGACTCAGCGGCGGCCAGCAGCGCCGGGCGGCGCTCGCGAGCGCGCTCACCGTCGAGCCCGACGCGCTCCTGCTGGACGAACCCGTGAGCGATATCGACGCGGCCAACCGCGAGACGGTCCTCGCCCTGCTCGACGAGCTGGCCGCCGCCGGCGTCACGCTCGTCGTCTCGACGCCGGACACGGAGCTGGTCCCCCGGGTCGCCGACCGCGTGGTCCTGCTCGACGCGGACGGCCGCGTGGTCGCGAGGGGTTCGACTCGAGAGATTCTAACCGACACGGCCCTGCTGACCGACTGCGACCTGCGGCCCCCGCAGGTCGTCCGACTGTTCGACAGGCTGGCCGACGACCCGCCGCTGACCGTCGACGCGGCTCGCGACCGACTCGACGACGATATCTGA
- the cbiQ gene encoding cobalt ECF transporter T component CbiQ — translation MSRTDLLDRTLAGLSERARWFLLAEDTPARAGFLQAVAPSVKLVGLVALVALTVTRRDLPTVAALAALAGGLAVASRVPARTFLGRVAGPPAFALVAVAPQTLLMGGPTLAGTPLSAAGVGYVAVFSARVGVCVAFLSLLLLTTRFSDLLAGLARLRAPVIAVSLLAITYRYLLLFFAELERMARARRSRTVAEPDLRRTWRDSGNFLGTFLLRSVERGERVERAARARGGGGGPRPTAGRTPFGRADAVFALVVLAAVVGVGLA, via the coding sequence ATGAGTCGGACCGATCTGCTCGACCGCACGCTCGCCGGGCTCTCCGAGCGCGCCCGGTGGTTCCTCCTCGCCGAGGACACCCCCGCCCGCGCCGGGTTCCTGCAGGCCGTCGCGCCGAGCGTCAAGCTCGTCGGCCTGGTCGCGCTCGTCGCGCTGACCGTCACGCGACGGGACCTGCCGACCGTGGCGGCGCTGGCGGCGCTGGCCGGCGGCCTCGCGGTCGCCTCCCGCGTCCCCGCGCGGACGTTCCTCGGTCGCGTTGCCGGCCCGCCGGCGTTCGCGCTCGTCGCCGTCGCCCCCCAGACGCTTCTGATGGGCGGCCCCACCCTCGCCGGGACGCCCCTCTCCGCCGCGGGCGTCGGCTACGTCGCGGTCTTTTCCGCCCGCGTCGGCGTCTGCGTCGCCTTCCTCTCGCTGCTGTTGCTGACGACGCGCTTCTCGGACCTGCTCGCCGGGCTCGCCCGCCTGCGCGCGCCGGTCATCGCCGTCTCGCTGCTGGCGATCACCTACCGGTACCTCCTGCTCTTCTTCGCGGAACTCGAACGGATGGCCCGTGCCCGGCGCAGCCGGACGGTGGCCGAACCGGACCTGCGGCGCACGTGGCGCGACTCCGGGAACTTCCTGGGGACCTTCCTCCTGCGCAGCGTCGAACGGGGCGAGCGCGTCGAACGGGCCGCCCGCGCCCGCGGCGGCGGTGGCGGCCCGCGGCCGACCGCCGGCCGGACGCCGTTCGGCCGGGCCGACGCCGTCTTCGCGCTGGTCGTCCTCGCCGCCGTCGTCGGGGTGGGACTGGCGTGA
- a CDS encoding PDGLE domain-containing protein, with translation MAPDWLPKAVAVLVALALLAPVFGWAAGQVGYAEPLENAAEATGATDDAEPVDSAPFPDYGVPGLGSAPGTLVSALVGTGLTLLLAFGIGRVLGNDGDADTDAVR, from the coding sequence ATGGCCCCCGACTGGCTCCCGAAGGCGGTCGCGGTCCTCGTCGCGCTCGCCCTGCTGGCGCCCGTCTTCGGGTGGGCCGCCGGGCAGGTCGGCTACGCCGAGCCCCTGGAGAACGCCGCCGAGGCGACCGGCGCGACCGACGACGCCGAACCCGTCGATTCGGCGCCGTTCCCCGACTACGGCGTCCCCGGGCTCGGGTCCGCTCCCGGCACGCTCGTCTCGGCGCTCGTCGGGACCGGCCTGACCCTCCTCCTCGCGTTCGGTATCGGTCGCGTCCTCGGGAACGACGGCGACGCCGACACCGACGCGGTGCGGTGA
- a CDS encoding energy-coupling factor ABC transporter permease, giving the protein MHIPDGYVDLPLAVLFAALSVAVLSYAARRVGGEVSDTRAPLLGVVAAGVFAAQMLNWPIPGGTSAHFVGGAFAAILLGPHLGALAVATVVAVQALVFGDGGLVVLGANVFNMAVVEVYVGYAVYRLVAPYGEFRAAFAAGWLGITAGAVTAGLQLGLSSAFQYELLTTLAIMGVGHLVLGLVEGAITAVVYRYLAQARPDLRPAAAPEPEVSA; this is encoded by the coding sequence ATGCACATCCCGGACGGCTACGTCGACCTGCCGCTGGCCGTGCTGTTCGCCGCGCTGTCGGTGGCAGTCCTGAGTTACGCCGCGCGGCGGGTCGGCGGCGAGGTCTCGGACACGCGTGCGCCGCTGCTCGGCGTCGTCGCCGCGGGCGTGTTCGCCGCACAGATGCTCAACTGGCCGATCCCCGGCGGGACGAGCGCCCACTTCGTCGGCGGCGCCTTCGCCGCGATCTTGCTCGGTCCCCACCTCGGCGCGCTCGCCGTCGCGACGGTCGTCGCGGTCCAGGCGCTCGTGTTCGGCGACGGCGGGCTCGTGGTGCTGGGCGCGAACGTGTTCAACATGGCCGTCGTCGAGGTGTACGTCGGCTACGCCGTCTACCGGCTGGTCGCGCCCTACGGCGAGTTCCGTGCGGCCTTCGCCGCCGGCTGGCTCGGCATCACCGCCGGGGCCGTCACCGCCGGGCTCCAGCTCGGCCTCTCCTCGGCGTTCCAGTACGAGCTCCTGACGACGCTCGCGATCATGGGCGTCGGCCACCTCGTCCTCGGGCTCGTCGAGGGCGCCATCACGGCCGTCGTCTACCGCTACCTCGCGCAGGCGCGGCCGGACCTTCGGCCGGCCGCCGCGCCGGAACCGGAGGTGAGCGCCTGA
- the nikR gene encoding nickel-responsive transcriptional regulator NikR, which translates to MSDDIDRISLTLPASMVERLDGIVDDWEYDSRSEAVRDSLRDFFADYEWETGGEGHHHGTVVIVHDHHVDGIADDLQTIQHEMAEAITSVQHIHLSHDTCMETLVVEGSAGDITELANRLRALGGVQQVKVVVVDE; encoded by the coding sequence ATGAGCGACGACATCGACCGCATCAGTCTGACGCTCCCGGCGTCGATGGTCGAGCGGCTGGACGGAATCGTCGACGACTGGGAGTACGACAGTCGGTCCGAGGCGGTCCGGGACTCGCTGCGCGACTTCTTCGCGGACTACGAGTGGGAGACCGGCGGCGAGGGCCACCACCACGGGACCGTCGTGATCGTCCACGACCACCACGTCGACGGCATCGCCGACGACCTCCAGACGATCCAACACGAGATGGCCGAGGCGATCACCTCCGTCCAGCACATCCACCTCTCCCACGACACCTGCATGGAAACCTTGGTCGTCGAGGGGTCGGCCGGCGACATCACCGAACTCGCCAACCGCCTGCGCGCGCTCGGCGGCGTCCAGCAGGTGAAAGTCGTCGTCGTCGACGAGTAG